A single Hyperolius riggenbachi isolate aHypRig1 chromosome 12, aHypRig1.pri, whole genome shotgun sequence DNA region contains:
- the SLA2 gene encoding src-like-adapter 2 isoform X2 encodes MGSLPSKRGYSAIQTSLANSQANLTVDKCIFVALYNFPASGQTDLSVRMGEQLNILSEDGDWWKVKSITTGRECYMPRSYVAKVYNRWLYKGINREKAEELLLVSSNSSGSFLIRESETRKGSYSLSIRKTNQVTRDSIKHYRINQLENGWLFISPRLTFPTLQEMVDYYSETADGICCILRAPCIVQGFAPPVLMNSQPIIVRKPTLNWRNLDSTALFTEESALNDDCPVSLGLREAVNSYMYMTEDSDSRTALWKRKT; translated from the exons ATGGGGAGCTTACCCAGCAAAAGAGGATATTCCGCCATTCAGACATCACTAGCCAACTCTCAAGCTAATCTCACTG TGGACAAGTGCAtttttgtggctctgtacaacttCCCGGCCAGCGGTCAAACTGATCTGAGCGTTCGAATGGGAGAGCAGCTGAACATCCTGTCAGA GGATGGTGACTGGTGGAAAGTGAAGTCTATAACTACTGGAAGAGAATGCTATATGCCCAGGAGTTATGTGGCCAAAGTATATAACAG GTGGCTATATAAAGGAATAAACCGGGAGAAAGCAGAAGAGTTGCTTCTCGTGAGCAGCAACAGCAGTGGTTCCTTCCTGATCCGGGAAAGTGAAACAAGAAAAG GAAGTTACAGCCTCTCAATCAGAAAAACCAATCAAGTCACACGGGATTCCATTAAGCATTATCGCATCAACCAACTGGAGAATGGGTGGCTTTTTATCTCCCCAAGACTGACCTTCCCAACACTCCAAGAGATGGTGGATTACTACTCTG AAACGGCAGATGGGATTTGCTGCATCCTACGGGCGCCCTGCATCGTTCAAGGCTTTGCTCCTCCTGTCCTTATGAACTCTCAACCCATCATTGTCAGGAAGCCAACACTCAACTGGAGAAACTTAGATAG CACTGCATTGTTTACTGAAGAAAGCGCTCTGAATGATGACTGTCCGGTCAGTCTTGGTCTCCGGGAAGCGGTCAACTCGTACATGTACATGACAGAAGACTCGGACTCGAGGACAGCCCTGTGGAAGAGGAAGACATAG
- the SLA2 gene encoding src-like-adapter 2 isoform X1, protein MGSLPSKRGYSAIQTSLANSQANLTAVDKCIFVALYNFPASGQTDLSVRMGEQLNILSEDGDWWKVKSITTGRECYMPRSYVAKVYNRWLYKGINREKAEELLLVSSNSSGSFLIRESETRKGSYSLSIRKTNQVTRDSIKHYRINQLENGWLFISPRLTFPTLQEMVDYYSETADGICCILRAPCIVQGFAPPVLMNSQPIIVRKPTLNWRNLDSTALFTEESALNDDCPVSLGLREAVNSYMYMTEDSDSRTALWKRKT, encoded by the exons ATGGGGAGCTTACCCAGCAAAAGAGGATATTCCGCCATTCAGACATCACTAGCCAACTCTCAAGCTAATCTCACTG CAGTGGACAAGTGCAtttttgtggctctgtacaacttCCCGGCCAGCGGTCAAACTGATCTGAGCGTTCGAATGGGAGAGCAGCTGAACATCCTGTCAGA GGATGGTGACTGGTGGAAAGTGAAGTCTATAACTACTGGAAGAGAATGCTATATGCCCAGGAGTTATGTGGCCAAAGTATATAACAG GTGGCTATATAAAGGAATAAACCGGGAGAAAGCAGAAGAGTTGCTTCTCGTGAGCAGCAACAGCAGTGGTTCCTTCCTGATCCGGGAAAGTGAAACAAGAAAAG GAAGTTACAGCCTCTCAATCAGAAAAACCAATCAAGTCACACGGGATTCCATTAAGCATTATCGCATCAACCAACTGGAGAATGGGTGGCTTTTTATCTCCCCAAGACTGACCTTCCCAACACTCCAAGAGATGGTGGATTACTACTCTG AAACGGCAGATGGGATTTGCTGCATCCTACGGGCGCCCTGCATCGTTCAAGGCTTTGCTCCTCCTGTCCTTATGAACTCTCAACCCATCATTGTCAGGAAGCCAACACTCAACTGGAGAAACTTAGATAG CACTGCATTGTTTACTGAAGAAAGCGCTCTGAATGATGACTGTCCGGTCAGTCTTGGTCTCCGGGAAGCGGTCAACTCGTACATGTACATGACAGAAGACTCGGACTCGAGGACAGCCCTGTGGAAGAGGAAGACATAG